ATGATGGCCTTGACGGAGGAGTCGTTGCCGAACTTCTGGAGCTGCTTGTTGACCTTGTCGGCGTCCATGATGACGCCGTCGATGTCGATGACGGCGATGTGCGAGCCGAAGGCGGAGGTGTCGCCGCCGGAGAGGGTGTTGATGCTGGACCAGACCATCGCCGTGATGAGTAGGGCTACGACCGCGAAGCCGCCGCCGATGACCGCGATCCAGAACCAGGGGGAGCGGCGGGGCGGGGTGGGGTAACCGTACCCGTAGGGGCGGAATGGGGCGCTGTAGGCTGGGTTTTGCGGGGGCGGCGGAGGGGGCGGCTGCGTTCGGTTCAGATCGTCCAGCATAAGCGGGAGTGTAGCAGGGATTGCACTTCAAGTCAGGCAAACTAAAGTGTGGAATATGGATCGTTTTGTCCGTGCCATTCGTCTAAATATTGCAGTATGATGAACCGCGGCGATGGTGGGCCTGACCGTCTGCAGAGGATTGATTTTAAGTGAGTGGACGGATCGGAGTTCGTGTAATGTCACATCCGCAGTTGAGTATCGTTATCCCGGCCTACAACGAGGCCGCACGCATTGAAGACGCGCTGAAGCGCGTGATGGATTGCGTGGAAGAACAGGGTTGGGACGCCGAGGTTCTGGTGGTCGATGATGGTTCGCGCGACGCCACCGTGGCGATCGTGGAGCGGTGGATGGACCACTATCCGCGGCTGCACCTGATTAAAACTCGGTAACCGGGGGAAGGGCTACTCGGTACGCAACGGACTGTTGCAGGCTGCGGGCGAGGTCGTGATGTTTACCGATGCGGACCTGTCGGCTCCGATGGTCGAGGCCGAGAGGCTGATAGCCGCGCTGGAGGCGGGGGCGGATGTCGCCATTGGATCGCGCTGGCTCGACCGCGCCCGGCAGACGATTCACCAGCCGCTCTATCGGCAGTTCTTTGGACGATGTTTTAACTGGATTACTCGCACGGTGATGGGGCTGCCCTTTAAAGACACCCAGTGCGGGTTCAAGGCCTTTCGCCGGGAGACCGCGCAGGTGATCTTCCGGTTGCAGACGATCGAGCGGTGGGGGTTCGATCCGGAGCTGCTGTTTATTGCGAGAAAACTGAAGTACTCGATTGTTGAAGTGCCGGTGACCTGGGGGCATGACGAGCGCAGCCGCATGAGCTATCTGAAGGACGGCATGAAGATGCTGGAAGAGATGGCGGTGATTCGGTATAACTCGCTGGCTGGGCGGTACGACGAGGCCATTGCTGCAATGAAGGATACCAGTGGAATGGTGACGCCGCCGGTAGAACACGTCGCCAAGGTAAGCCCGCAGGCGCAGCAGTAGGCAATTACCTCGTCCGTGCATCATTCATTAAATTGCGAGCAGCATCCAATGATGGGGTGATGGGATGCTGCGTTCTTTTTTCATTGCGATGTCACGGAACAGGATTGCTCGGACGTGGGCAGAGCGCTCGTCGGTGGGCAGGAGACTTTCAAGCCGGTTTGTGGCGGGGATGACGGTTGAGGCCGCGCTCAGGGCCGCGGAGGCGGTCAACCGTGAGGGGATTGCAGTGTCGCTGGATTCGCTCGGTGAAGGCGTCACCGATGCCGGGCAGGCGCATCGCAGTGCGAGTGTCTATCATCGGCTGATCGACGAGATAGGGCAGCGTGGGCTGAACGCCAATGTCAGCGTGAAGCTGTCGCAGATGGGGATGGAGTTCGACCCGGAGCTGGCGGAGGCGATCGTCGCCGGGATTGTTGCCCATGCCGATGAGGCGGGCAACTTTGTGCGGCTCGACATGGAGGGCTCGGCTTATACCGAGGCGACCGTGGGGATGACGGAGCGGCTGCATGGGCGCTGGCCGGGGCGTGTCGGTACGGTACTCCAGGCCTACTTGCACCGGACCGCGGACGATGCGGCACGGTTGGTTGGGCAGGGAATCCGGATTCGACTCTGCAAAGGGGCTTATCAGGAGCCTGCCGCGATTGCGTTCGCGGAAAAAGCCGATGTAGATGAGAACTATACGCGGCTGATGTTCTACCTCGCGACCAGCGGGGTCTTCTGCGGTATGGCGACGCACGATGAGGCAATCATCCAGTCGATGTGCGCATTTATCGAGGAAAACGAGCTGCCGAAGAGCTTGTTTGAGTTCCAGATGCTGTATGGGGTTCGACGCGACCTGCAACGGCGGCTGGCGAGCCAGGGATATGGGGTGAGGGTCTATATTCCCTTTGGGGCCGAGTGGTATCCGTACTTTATGCGCAGGCTTGCGGAGCGGCCCGCGAATGTGCTCTTTCTGGCGAAGAACCTTTTGCGAAGCTGACGTTACTCGAGCGGTGGGACCGGCCGGTATATCGGCGGCGGCATCGGAGCCGGTACAGGCTCCGGCGGGGGCAGGTACGGGTTCACGAGGATCAGCCCGTTCAGCGTCCAGCGCTCGCGGTCGTTCAGTACCCCGCGCATCTGGGGGGAGTTCAGGTACATCTGGCGCTGCGGCTCGGGCATGTTGCGGACGTCGCGGAAGATGTGGGCCACGATGCGACGGCGATCCTCGGGCAGGCTGCCGAGCTGCTGCATGGCGTTGCGGACTTGCTGGCGCTGCGGGGGGCTTAAACGCTCCATCGCCTCGGTGTGAGCGATATAGCGATGGCGCTGCTCCGGCGACATAGAGTTGAGGCGGTTCAGCAGATCGATCTCGCGCCGCTGCTGCTCGGGCCGAAGAAGACGGAAGCCGGGTTCGTTTTCGAGTGCGTGCTGCTGCTGAGCGGGAGTCAGGTTGCGATGGTTTTCCATCCACTGCGAGAGGTGCGGCCCCTGGATGCCGCCGGGCACGCGGCCGCCGTAGGGCTGGTAGATCCCAGCCGGGGGGGGAGCGGCAGGTCGGTGCGTCTGCGCCGAAGCCAGGGATAGGGTGGGGAAGAGCAGGGTTGTCGCCAGCGCAGCACCGAGCACACGCTTGCCCCGGAGGGCAGAGCCGTGCGCGATCCGGAATAGGGTGAGGCGGCGCATTTTGGTGGTGGTGCCTATGTTTCGTTCTTTATGAATGCTTCTCGGCTTATTTTTATAAGTCTATTATTTTCTGTCTGTCAGGCATGCACGACACCGCGCGCTGACAGGATAACGTGAACCTGCTGTTAGGGCGCTATGCGATCGGTTGCGTGCTGTCGTGGGCCTGGTCGGGAGCAGCGGCTGGGGCGTCGTCGTCCTGCAAGAGCTGATCCATCTGCTGGAACGCCTGCTCGTTGCGGTCGAGGATCTGCAGGTCGTCGACGGTAGCCGATACGGTGACGTTTTCCGGCTGGGCGGGGCGCATGAAGGTGCTCAGGGTAGCCGTACCACCGCTGGCGAGAAGCACTACGGCCAGGGCTCCAGCCATAATGGGACGAAATTGGCGTCCGGTGTTCAGTTGGAGGTGGGTCCGCAGGCGCTCGAACCAGCCCATCTTCGGCGCGGCCTGCTCCTCGCGAATGCGGACGGTGACCTTTTGATCGAAGTAGGGGCTCGGTTCGGGAGCGGTCCAGCTATCGAGCAGGCCAAAGGTCGCCTGGAAGGAGAGGAACTCCTGCTCGCAGGGCGGGCACTCCTTCATGTGGGCGACGGCGGCAGGATTGCGCTGGTCCGCGGGGGCAAGCAGAAGGTCCGGCAGTTCGTTCTGAAAAGTTTTGCAGTTCATGGGATTCTCCCTTTTTGGTTTCAGTGGCCCGCTCTGAGTCTCTGGGATTGCGTCGTCTTGTTTGTGCGCTCTCTGCCCGTTTTCCTTCAGAGGAGATACGATTGCGGTTAGAGGAAAGGTTTCAGCTTCTCGCGTAAGGTCTGATAGGCGCGAAAGAGCAGCGATTTAGTGGCGGATTCGGAGAGCTTGAGTACCTCGCCGATCTGCTTGTAGTCCATACCCTCGTACTTGTGCATGAGCACGGCGGAGCGTTGCCGTTCGGGCAGCGCCATGACGTGCTCGCGGATGGCGGCTAGACGCTCCCGGCGCAACATCGCCGACTCAGCACCAGGGGTTGTATCGGCGACATCGGGAGTGGTGCCGGTCTCGGAGTCCGTCTCGTCCAGGTAGACCGTCGAGGCAGCGCGCTCGTGGCGCGTGTCGCGGGCGTGGTTGACGCCGAGGTTCGTCGCGATGCGGTAGAGCCATGTGCTGAACCGGGCCTCGGCGCGGTAGGTTTCGCGCGAACGGTAGACCCGGAGGAAGACCTCCTGAGCCAATTCTTCGGCGACCGCCTGGTTGTGCGTCATCCGGTACATGAAGTGGACGATAGGCTTGCGGTACTTTTCGAGGAGGAAGTCGAAGGCGCTCATGTTGCCGGCGCTCAGCTCGAGCATGACGGCGGAGTCTTCCATGCCGGCGAAGTCGCCGCCCAGGTGCAGCTCTGTCTGAGAGGCTGCCATCTGTTCCAACTGGGCCGGATTGAGAGCCAGCGTTGCCATATCTTCTCGAACCCCATCCGAGGAGCTAGGTTGCGCGGAACCGTCGATTTCTGTATCTTCCAGCTCGTTCGCAGCTCCAGCCGGGATGGAAGCGCCGATGGCGGGCTTCGGAGCCGGTTTTTCGCCCGGTGTGGGACCTGCGGAGGAGCGTGGATGGGAGGGGGACCCGGGCATATAGCGTCGTTCGATTGTAAGGCTTAGAGGGGGCGCAGGGCGAGGTTAACTGGTGAGGCTGGAGGCTCTACGGAGGTGCCCTGGCAGATGCCCGGATGGAGTGTTACACTAGGTTTGTCAGCAGGTTAGGCGCCCGGTTTTCCGGTGTGCGAGCTCTGCTACCAGAGCGCTGTTCCCGGCATCCGAGATGCACGGTGATAACAGTCGGGCGCATAACTCAGCGGTAGAGTGCCACCTTCACACGGTGGAAGTCGTAGGTTCGAATCCTGCTGTGCCCACCATCAAATCAACAACTTACAAGAACCTTCCAAACCCGTTTGGGGGCATTTGGTGGCAAAACGGAGACAACTGCCTCCAACTCTGCCGGTTCTTCCCGCCGCAAACCTACATAATCTGCTGCTGCGGCGTCGTTGCTTCGGTGAGCATCGCGTAAACCGTCCCTACCATTTGCTGCACGCTCTCCGGCAGCTCCTGCATGTACTCGTTGGCCGTGGTATCTGCCCGCGAGTGCCGCAGGTGTGACTGAATATCCTTCACCGATCCCAGCTTCTGTGCTCGTGTGGCGATGGTCCGCCGGAGAATCTGGAAGTTCAGCTTGGGAATCTCCAAGTCGTCCGCAATCGGTTGGAGGACGCGGGTGCGGTAGTTCGCCGTGTCCAGGAATCCACCATCGGCATTCGGGAAGATAAAGTCATCGGGTGAAGACATCTTGTGTGCCAGTTTCTGGCACGAAGGAATCTTGCACGATGCCTTTTTGCACTCCAGTTTCCATTGCCTGAGTTCCTCTGCCAGTCCATCGGGCAGGTGAACCTTGGTCATGCTCCCTGGAGTCTTCCCAAAGGGTCTGATCTCCCTCCGGTAGACGGTTTCGGTGATCGACAACGTACTCACGTCGTCGAAGGAACGCCAGCGTAGTGCAAACAACTCGCTTGGACGAAGGGCATCGGTCATATCCAGCATCAATACGAGCCGATCTCGCCACGGGGCCTGAGCCAATACAGCTCTCAGCTCCTCCCAGGTCAGAATCCGTTTGTCCTTGGGCCGAAGATTCTTGGGAATCTTCACCTTTCGGCTCGGGTCTTTGACCAGGAACTCCTGCTCAATGGCTTCGTCGAAGATGGATTTGAGATAGGAGCGCGCCTGTTTCACTCGATCCTGCGAATAACGCAGGGCTAGATCGTTCAGGTGCGTTTGCAGCGCAAACTTCTCCAGCGACTCGATCCTCTCTGATCCGAACTTAGCGATCAGGTCGATTTCGATTTGCGCCTTCTTCTCCTTCGCCGTTTCTGTCCGCCAGTCTCCCTCTCGTAGCGGAAAGTAGCGGTTGCGAACGAACCACTCAAAGGTGACAGTTCCGTCCTTCAGTATCCTGCCATCGGTGATCTGGCCTGTCTGCTTGGCAATCTCTTTGTGCAGCGCATCACGCGCTGCCGCCTTCGTCATCTGCGATTTGAGGCCGAGTCGAACGGGAACTTTGCTGACTCGGACGGTTTCGGTTTCGGGATCAATCACCTGCTTGCGGTAGTAGCCGTACCACCGCTTCCCGCGCAGCATGATCCACCCAGACTGGTGCGATCTACCCATTGATTTCTCGGTTTCTGTGGCGGAAAACAGCGGGCACCTTTATTTTACCTGCGTCCTGCACGCATAGCAGAGATTCGTTCCCGCTCATTGATGAAGTCTTCGATCCTGCTTGCCCGATAGCGGAGCGTGCCATCTCCCATGCGGATTACAGGTAAGCGCGGAGTTTTACGCGAGGAGTGGTCCCATACCCAGTCCTTGCTTACATGCAGGCGTTCCGCGACCTCATCGGCAGTAAGAAGCGGATCATTCGTAAAGGGGGATGGAATCATCGTCCGCTGAGGTGGCTTACGCTGGCGTATGTCGATTCCATTGGCAAGAGAAGAGTGAGAGTTCTCCCCGTCTTCGGAACCGAGGATTCGCATTGATCCTGATGGTGGCATGTCTCCTCCGTCGATAATCGCGGTCATCGCAGGCCATGAAGCATCTATCCGGCATGAGCGATGCTGGCCCAATCTTGAGTGGGGACGAACCGACTAGTCCAATGAAATTTCGGGAGAGCGTCATTCCTAATTGGAATGACGACGCATTACAGGCCATGTTCGGACTGGTGCGGATGGCTGTCATTCAGGGTTACAATTACTTGCATTCGGCGTCTGATTGCGCTTGTATTGAAGTGATTGCTGTCCTTCCCAGAATCCCCGTCTCGGAGGGTGTCATGGTCTTACCAGACATTCGATTGCTGCAAGCAGCGATTGTGCTGGCCGAAGAGTTGCACTTCTCAAGGGCAGCAGACCGGCTGCACATCGGTCAGTCCACACTCAGCAAGCAGATTTTCAGGCTCGAGGACGAAATTGGCTTCCAGCTTTTCGTGCATAACCATCAGGTCGTAGAGATCACGGATGCGGGCCGGGTGTTCGTGGAAGAGGCGAGGGAGGCGGTCTTCCACGCGGAACGGGCGGTCCTATCGGGGCGAGCGGTCTCCAATGGAGCCGACGACCTCCTCAACCTCGGAAAATCGGCCTACACCGAGCCTTTCCTAGTCTCAACGCTCTTGTCTATTCATCTTCCGCTTTTCCCAGGCACGAAGGTAAAGGTGTGGAGCAACTTCTCGAATGAACTTGCACAGCAGGTCATCGCTGGAGCACTCGATCTTGCCGTGGTTACCGGAGTGCCTGACACCTCGAAACTCCATCTCATAACGATTGCGGACAATCCTTTCTATATCGTTATGTTGAGGGGCGACGAACTGGCGGCGCACCGCGAGGTACGTCTGGAGCATATGCACAATCGCAACTGGGTGCTTCTCGGCCACCACGCGAACCCTTATCTCTACGACACGATTCAGGTGGTTGCTTCGGACAAAGATATTCGCCCCTCCGAGATTCATGCCTTCACGAGCCCTGACGAAGCCTCAGAGCTGATTCGTGAACATAGAGGACTGGCATTTCTTCCACGAACCGCCGCATGGAGGATCGCACGCGACGGCATTACGATGCGGCCATTGGTGGAAGATCGGCTTCGCCTCGTTACCAAACTTGCGATGCGTAACAATAACAAGTCACGTCTTGTACATGAGTACGTTCGGGCCGCTGCAAGAAAACTGAATAGTGTTAGGCATACAGTTCAGGGAAAACTGCCACTGAAAGGATGATTCATCTCTCCTCTGATGGCTCAGGCTCCGACTCTTCGCGTATTTCTACATTCAGCGGTCCTTCCAGACCGCATTTGGGACAGAGAAAAATCCCTGATGTGAGTGCTCGTCCTTCAAACATTTCTCTCCGAGATGCACTTCCACAATGGATGCAAACGTGAAAGTGAAGAAGCTCGGAATCCTGCTGATTTGAATTCTCTAGTGTCACGAGCAGGCTACTCCTTATCAATTTCAAAATTGAATTCTTCAAAGATGAACAATCTCAACGGGCACCATCCACAGAGGGGGAGGTCACTTTGTCTGAGTTTGGATTCTTCTCAGACAAAGCGAACATGAACTCCCTCCTAGAAATCGCCCCGCAATGAACGCAGACGTGGACATGAATCAGCTTTCCATCACCGGGCGTACATATCTTCCCCTCTAAAGCGGTGCCTTCCTGCGTAATTTTGAGCAAAATACGCACTACAAACCCATCCCAACTTCCGTTTGAAACTGAAGCAACTTGGGATTGCTTGTTAGGTAATAAGTCGGCAAGAATGGGAATTGTTCCTCGACTAGCTTCAGCGTGCGGAAATCAAAGCTCTGCACTTCTGATCGTTCTTGCATGTGATTGCGAAGAATCGCCGGACATAGCGCTTGGACGAAAGCTTTCGGTTCCGCTGTGTGGTTCTTGGTCCGTTCCAGTTTGCCGTCCTCACTGGGTAAGAAATCGGGTATAAGTTTCGTTTCGAGATCGAAGCGGACGCGTTCGCCCTCCGCGGCACGCTCCTTGGCAAGACGATCTTCTCTGCCTGGGCCAGATCGGTAGTATGAAGCGTAGAACCTCACAAATCGGAAGATCTGATCGATAGTGACCGGCGAGTAAGGGTTTGCTAAATGTTCCTTTCGAGCAAACGCCACGGACACAGGTGAGAGCGATACGTCGCTCTGTTGAGTGGTGCTGAACGGTGTCTTATCGCAAATTAGTTGTTGCTGAATCTCGGCAGCCGACTTGTCGCGAATCCAGAAGTGATCGTTGGCGTCGTAGGGTCTTCCGTCGACACGTCTACACATCTTCGAATCAAAGTATTCGTCGTGCCAGACGATGGCGACGTTGTCTGCGGATACGCCGGTATCCATCTCCAGAGTGGTCACTCCCAAGTCCAAGCCATTTTCAAAGGAAGGTAGTGTGTTTTCTGGACGAAGACCACGTCCGCCACGATGGGCCTCCACATCAAAATCTTTCAAACGTCGCTTTTCTTCAGCGGTCTTTGCAAGCGAAATCTCTTTCTGTAGAACGTCAATGAGTATGTCGGGGCGATCGGTGATGTAGCCGTCAATCCCAGCGCGTACCAGATCGTGCAACTGCTCAGGATCGTCCGATATGCCGCCGATTACTTTGTGGCCGCCACGATGTAGATCCTCGACGGGGACCTTCCCTGAAAGTATCGCGTCGTTTCCATCGGAGATCGCTGCATGAACACTGGCCCCGTGCGCCGATGTCCTTGTCTGTGCAGCTTGCATAAGATTCATGTAGACGTTTGTTTGGCCGAAGAGATGGGGCGCGAATGCCCACAGAAGCAATAAAAGAGGAGTGCGCAAGATAACCGTCCTAATCAAGAAATAGGCATGCGGGCACCAATGTACCCGCATGCAAATGAAACTGACTTACTAAAGGGAGGCGTCAGAACGCGTACCTTAATCCGAATTGCATATTGCGCGGATTGCTCTTTGTCGTGCTGATTCCAAAGTTCGGATTGCCTACGGTGACGTTGGGAGCGCCCCAGTAGGCGTAATTCAGGGCATTGAACGCTTCAGCGCGGAAGTCCAGGTGATGTTCTCCGTAGATCTGGATCTGTTTATGGAGCGATGCGTCAAGGGTGAACGCAGACGGGGCGCTTACAGCGTTGTAACCCAGGTTTCCATAATGTTGAGCGTTGTACGGAGTTGTTGCGTCGAACGCTGCTGTATTCAGCCACGTCTCATACCCGGAGCCATTGATGGGATGCCCCTTGGCATAATAGGAGGTTCCTTGAACATGGTCCGGTCGCGTCCCAGAGGTATAGCCATTTCGTACGAGATCGAGATTGGCAAGGATGTTAAGAGCTGCTCCGCTTTGGAACCCGAGGATGCTCTGCAGGGACCAACCGCCAGCGATGGCACGCCCAAATCGGTTGGCCTGAATCGAGGCCGGGAGAGGAATTGAATACAGGAAGTCACCGGCGAGACGATGCCTCTGGAAGCCATCGGAAGGGCCGGATGCGGACTTACCGTCGTTGGGATTTTGAAGAGCGGCAGAGGCGTTTCCGATCGTGCCGGAGCTATCCCAGGTCTGGTTCTGACTTGCGTACGTGTAGTAAAAGTCAGCCGAATTGTTCTTATGGCGGTAGCTGAACGTGAGCTGCATGGCATCGTAGTGGGTATAACCGCCAAAGACGTTGTAGTCGATGACCCCGATAGTTGGTGTCGGCACCGTGCCGCCAGGGCATGACGGCGTGGAGCATGTGCCGGCAAGGTACTGGTTGGGAAGAGCAGTGCTCAATTCATGACGATCGCTCATGCCCACGTAGCCGACCTGAAGATAGAGATCCGGGGTGAACTGATATTGGGCATTCAGATTCCAGTTCTCTGAGTACTCTTCGGGATGATGGTACTGCGCGATGAATCGACCGAACGTCAGGCCCTGTGGTATAAGGCTGGGGTCGGCAGTGATCTGGGCGATGTAGGTTCGGGAGATGGGGTACTTGACCGAGAAGCTGGCGGGTACTTGGCTCGGCAGGAAACTGGCATCGAAAGGCAGCAGCGGGCTGGCAAACGCAGACGAAAACATGAAGAAAG
This is a stretch of genomic DNA from Granulicella sp. WH15. It encodes these proteins:
- a CDS encoding proline dehydrogenase family protein, which translates into the protein MSRNRIARTWAERSSVGRRLSSRFVAGMTVEAALRAAEAVNREGIAVSLDSLGEGVTDAGQAHRSASVYHRLIDEIGQRGLNANVSVKLSQMGMEFDPELAEAIVAGIVAHADEAGNFVRLDMEGSAYTEATVGMTERLHGRWPGRVGTVLQAYLHRTADDAARLVGQGIRIRLCKGAYQEPAAIAFAEKADVDENYTRLMFYLATSGVFCGMATHDEAIIQSMCAFIEENELPKSLFEFQMLYGVRRDLQRRLASQGYGVRVYIPFGAEWYPYFMRRLAERPANVLFLAKNLLRS
- a CDS encoding RNA polymerase sigma factor, with protein sequence MPGSPSHPRSSAGPTPGEKPAPKPAIGASIPAGAANELEDTEIDGSAQPSSSDGVREDMATLALNPAQLEQMAASQTELHLGGDFAGMEDSAVMLELSAGNMSAFDFLLEKYRKPIVHFMYRMTHNQAVAEELAQEVFLRVYRSRETYRAEARFSTWLYRIATNLGVNHARDTRHERAASTVYLDETDSETGTTPDVADTTPGAESAMLRRERLAAIREHVMALPERQRSAVLMHKYEGMDYKQIGEVLKLSESATKSLLFRAYQTLREKLKPFL
- a CDS encoding site-specific integrase, with amino-acid sequence MGRSHQSGWIMLRGKRWYGYYRKQVIDPETETVRVSKVPVRLGLKSQMTKAAARDALHKEIAKQTGQITDGRILKDGTVTFEWFVRNRYFPLREGDWRTETAKEKKAQIEIDLIAKFGSERIESLEKFALQTHLNDLALRYSQDRVKQARSYLKSIFDEAIEQEFLVKDPSRKVKIPKNLRPKDKRILTWEELRAVLAQAPWRDRLVLMLDMTDALRPSELFALRWRSFDDVSTLSITETVYRREIRPFGKTPGSMTKVHLPDGLAEELRQWKLECKKASCKIPSCQKLAHKMSSPDDFIFPNADGGFLDTANYRTRVLQPIADDLEIPKLNFQILRRTIATRAQKLGSVKDIQSHLRHSRADTTANEYMQELPESVQQMVGTVYAMLTEATTPQQQIM
- a CDS encoding LysR family transcriptional regulator, producing MKHLSGMSDAGPILSGDEPTSPMKFRESVIPNWNDDALQAMFGLVRMAVIQGYNYLHSASDCACIEVIAVLPRIPVSEGVMVLPDIRLLQAAIVLAEELHFSRAADRLHIGQSTLSKQIFRLEDEIGFQLFVHNHQVVEITDAGRVFVEEAREAVFHAERAVLSGRAVSNGADDLLNLGKSAYTEPFLVSTLLSIHLPLFPGTKVKVWSNFSNELAQQVIAGALDLAVVTGVPDTSKLHLITIADNPFYIVMLRGDELAAHREVRLEHMHNRNWVLLGHHANPYLYDTIQVVASDKDIRPSEIHAFTSPDEASELIREHRGLAFLPRTAAWRIARDGITMRPLVEDRLRLVTKLAMRNNNKSRLVHEYVRAAARKLNSVRHTVQGKLPLKG
- a CDS encoding glycerophosphodiester phosphodiesterase family protein gives rise to the protein MRTPLLLLLWAFAPHLFGQTNVYMNLMQAAQTRTSAHGASVHAAISDGNDAILSGKVPVEDLHRGGHKVIGGISDDPEQLHDLVRAGIDGYITDRPDILIDVLQKEISLAKTAEEKRRLKDFDVEAHRGGRGLRPENTLPSFENGLDLGVTTLEMDTGVSADNVAIVWHDEYFDSKMCRRVDGRPYDANDHFWIRDKSAAEIQQQLICDKTPFSTTQQSDVSLSPVSVAFARKEHLANPYSPVTIDQIFRFVRFYASYYRSGPGREDRLAKERAAEGERVRFDLETKLIPDFLPSEDGKLERTKNHTAEPKAFVQALCPAILRNHMQERSEVQSFDFRTLKLVEEQFPFLPTYYLTSNPKLLQFQTEVGMGL
- a CDS encoding helix-turn-helix domain-containing protein, which produces MTAIIDGGDMPPSGSMRILGSEDGENSHSSLANGIDIRQRKPPQRTMIPSPFTNDPLLTADEVAERLHVSKDWVWDHSSRKTPRLPVIRMGDGTLRYRASRIEDFINERERISAMRAGRR
- a CDS encoding DUF3106 domain-containing protein, which translates into the protein MRRLTLFRIAHGSALRGKRVLGAALATTLLFPTLSLASAQTHRPAAPPPAGIYQPYGGRVPGGIQGPHLSQWMENHRNLTPAQQQHALENEPGFRLLRPEQQRREIDLLNRLNSMSPEQRHRYIAHTEAMERLSPPQRQQVRNAMQQLGSLPEDRRRIVAHIFRDVRNMPEPQRQMYLNSPQMRGVLNDRERWTLNGLILVNPYLPPPEPVPAPMPPPIYRPVPPLE